A stretch of DNA from Enterococcus gilvus ATCC BAA-350:
TCTAAAACCTGTTTACGAGCAGAAAGACTCTTCTGGATCGCCCCTTCAATAGAGGTACGCACGCGGGCAAATTCTTCGGCATCGATGGTAAATGGAATCATGATCTCCGGCGCGATCGGGTACCCCTTTTCTAAGGTCACTTCACAGGCAGCTTCAATGATCGCTTCTGCCTGCATTTGATAGATTTCTGGATAGGCAACGCCTAAGCGCAGTCCGCGGAATCCCAGCATTGGATTGACCTCTGCCAAATTATCCGTTTTCCGTTTTACTTCATTGAATGTTTTGCCTAATTCCTTCGCGACTTCCCGACATTCTTCGGTTCCTTTTGATAAAAATTCATGCAATGGCGGATCAAGCAAACGAATAGTGGTGGATTTTCCTTGAGCGGCTTCATACATAAATTTGAAATCTTGCTTTTGAACTTCTTTGAGATCCTTCAGTACGTCCAGTCGTTCTTCCAGACTGTCTGCAAGGATCAACTGCCGAAATTGCAGCAGCCGGCTTCTTTCAAAGAACATGTGCTCCGTTCGAGCCAGACCGATGCCCACTGCGCCTAACGCCATGCCCGTCTCAATGTCGTTCGGTGTTTCCGCGTTCGCCCGCACCTTGATGGCTGCATGGCGATCCCAGATGACATGCAATTCATCCAAGGCCACGGTATTTGTCACTTCCTCCATCGGAATCTCACCGAAATAAACACGTCCGCTTGTTCCATCGACAGATAGGATCGCCCCTTCTTCGATGACCTTATCCCCCACCACTGCTTTATTTTCTTCCAATACGGTCAACCGCTCACAGCCGACGACGGAACAAATCCCCATTCCGCGCGCCACGACTGCCGCATGGGAGGTCATACCGCCACGGCTGGTGATGACCGCCTCACTGACCGCGATTCCTTCAATGTCTTCTGGTGATGTTTCTTCTCGAACCAACACGACTCTTTCGCCGCGCGCCTTGGCCTCGGTCGCTGCTTCGGCAGTAAAATATGCCGCTCCTGTTGCAGCGCCCGGGCTAGCCGCCAAGCCAGATAAGAAAGATTCGTGGTTCTTCAATTCTTGCTCATCAAAGTTTGGATGCAAGGCCGCCTCTAAATCCTTCGCTTCGATGCGGCGGACTAATTCTTTTTCGTCAATAATCCCCTCTTTATGGAGATCAAGTAAAATGGTGAGCGCCGCTTTGGAGGTCCGTTTTCCGCTGCGGGTCTGCAAGATAAATAATTTTTCCCTCTCAATAGTAAACTCCACATCTTGCATGTCGTGATAGTGCTTTTCTAAGTCTTCACAAATTTCTTTTAACTGGCTATACTGTTTTGGCAGCTCATCCGCCAGCACCTGAATCGGCTTCGGTGTCCGAACGCCCGCAACGACATCTTCTCCTTGAGCGTTGATCAAATATTCCCCGAACAACCCTGGGTCTCCTAATGACGGATTGCGTGAGAAGACCACGCCAGTCCCCGAACTTTCACCAAAGTTCCCAAAAACCATCTCCTGAATATTTACAGCAGTTCCTAGATCGTCGCTGATGTCATGAAGACGACGATACGTTTTCGCGCGCTGGTTGTTCCAGCTCCCGAAGACTGCTTCGATCGCTAAATATAATTGTTCGATCGGATTTTGCGGAAATTCCCGTTGCAATTTTTTTCGATAGATCTCCTTGTACTCGCTTACAATTTGTTTCCAGTGGTCAGCCGTCAACTCATTATCAAACGACAAGCCATTTATTTTTTTCAACGCGGTGATGCGATGTTCAAAATCGTTGTTGTCCATCCCCATCACGACATTGCCGAACATCTGCAGCAAGCGACGATAACAGTCGTAAGCAAAGCGCTCATTTTGACTATTTTCTGCGAGAGCTGCTACCGTTTGATCATTCAATCCTAAATTTAACACCGTGTCCATCATACCAGGCATTGAAAACTTTGATCCGCTTCGGACCGAAACCAGCAATGGGTTCGTTACGTCTCCAAATCGTTTCCCCGTTTTTACGGATAACTGCTCCACAGCAGCCATCACTTGGTCCTTCATTTCATCGGTCAAATGATTGCCGTGATTTAAATAGTACAAACACGCTTCTGTTGTGACGGTGAACCCGGTCGGTACAGGCAGACCTAATTTCGTCATCTCTGCCAAATTGGCTCCCTTTCCGCCTAATAGATCCTTTTGTTCTTTTGATCCTTCTGAAAATAAATAAACCCAACGATTCATGCGCTTCTCCTCTTAAAAAAGTTTTATTTTATCTATTTTCAGTTTAATACGAGTATTATATAAAGTCAATAAGATGTTTATATAATTTTATTATGATCATATATGCGTATAAAAAGTGCCGCACACAATAAATCAGACACTTACATCCCTCAATCGCATCCCTGATCATTCGCAACGTACAAAAAAACAGGCGATTCTCTATAAAAAGAATCGTCTGTCGAATTTCTTATTTCTTTCATGATGCTACTCTCGATAACACAGACCCAATCCCTTTAGAAAGTTCCGTGTATAGTTATCGCCGCAAGGCTTGAAGTTACGATGCCCTTCTTTTCGCAAAATCGCTCCAAGTTCTCCCTTCGAAGGATACACCCCTGCCTCTGCTAAAATATCCAGCAAATCATCGCTAGTTAGGGCCAGCGCGATTTTTACCTTTTTGATCAGCACATTGTTCATGTGGTTGAGTTCCGAGCTTTTCGGTGCCGGTGGTTGTGCGGCTGCATTTTTCGGCTCGCCACGCTTCAAAAGAATAAACCCGTTCAAAAAAGTGTCTAGTGTCTTATTGTTGATCATTTTTTCATAGACATTTTTGTCGAAGCCGTCGCTCTCGTTTTCATCCTGGTTGTTTATTTTTGTCAGCATCGACTTTTCTTCTTCTCTGGAGATCGTCATGCCGCCAAGCTGGAATGCCTTTACAATCTCTGTATCCTTAATGTCCAGCGCATATCTTAATCGTAACAACAAATCATTATTATTCATTGGTTTCCTCCGTACCTTCGCCTGATCCTTTTACTATACCACAAAAAAAATTCGACTAAGGAGTGAATCCTAGTCGAATCTTGTTACATCAGATGCAGGAGGATCAACAGAACCGCAAGAATCCCGGGTGCTGCCTGAATCACATAAATGGATTTTGTGACGGTTTTCCCGCCGTAGATCCCTACGATCACCACAAAAAGATTCAACAGCAGCAAGACTTTTAGCCGTACATCCCCTTCAAACATGAGAAGACTTGCTAAGATCGCCAGACCTAAGCTGCCGTTATAAATCCCCATATTTTTCAAGGCGATCTGCGCATTCTTTTGAGTAACAAATTCATAGGGCATATCAAATGTTTTTGCCTGTTTTTCTGATGAAGCAAACATCTCTAATCCCATGATCACCAAATGAAGGAGACCGATGATTCCTGATACTAGCAAGATGATAACTGTCATGGTTGTTTTCTCCCTTAGACGTCTGCCGATTCATTACGGCAGCGTTCGTTTATCCCTCTACTATAGTCATCTTCTTCGGATTCTCCAAACAAAAATGCTTACACCTCTTCGATGATAAACCCATGGGTCCGTAACTGATACCCGTCTTCTTCATGGTAATTGGCGCCAAATAAATGACGGCCGTGCTTTTTCGTTTCCAGCATGTCGCCTTCATTAAAAGTCGCGACCACCGTTTTTTCCTTATACGTTCGCGTCAGAGAAACCGCTCGTCTATCATCATCGTAGTGCCACGTCATTGTTCCGTAACTAAATACTTCAGAAAATTGCTTTCGCAAAGCGATTAATTGCTTAAAGAAGGTGTGCAGCTCATGGTCTTGCTCTTCCCAGATCATACACCGCCGGCAATCCGGGTCCATCGCTCCTTCCATCCCCACTTCGGTTCCGTAATACAGACAAGGGGTGCCTTTTTGGATGAACATAAACGTTAAGACTGCTTTCATCATGCCCTTGTTTCCGTTGCATAACGTTAGGATTCGCGGAGTGTCATGAGAATCTAAAAGATTGAAGCTGACTTCATTGGTTTGATCCCGATAAAGCAATTGCTGGCGATTCATCCCAAAAATCATTTGCGAGATCGACAATGATCGTTCCACAAAGAAACCTTTGATACTGTCGGTAAAAGCATAGTTCATGACCGCGTGGAATTCATCTCCTTGCAGCCAGGGCTGTGACGAATGCCAAATTTCTCCTAAAATATACACGTCTTCCTTTTGCTTCAACACCGTTTCATGAAATTTTTTCCAAAAATGATGGTCGACTTCATTGGCAACATCTAACCGCCAGCCATCGATGTCAAATTCGCGAATCCAATACGTCGCTATATCAAGCAAATAGCGCTGCACTTCTGGATTCGCCGTATTCAGCTTCGGCATGTGCGGATTGAAATTAAACGTATCGTAAGTTAGATTTTTCGCATTTTCTGAATTCTCGACCGCCGTATACCGTGGTGGGAAAGTCTCAATATGAAACCAATTCGCGTAATCGGATTCTTCCCCATGCAAGATGACGTCCTGCCATTGGTGAGCGCTCGCGCCAAGATGATTAAAGACCGCGTCCAGCATTACACGCATGCCGCGCTCATGAGCTTTTTCCACCAACTCACGAAAAATTCGCTTATCACCAAAATGAGGATCAATCTCATAATAATCGACCGTGTCATATTTATGATTCGACGGCGAAGTGAAGATCGGACAGAGATACAGGCCATTTATCCCCAGCTCCTCCAAATAATCCAGCTTGTCGATGATTCCTTGCAGATCACCGCCAAAAAAGTTTTCCCGTGTCGGCTTTTCACTTCCCCAAGCAAGAGCATTTTCAGGATCGTTCGAAGCATCTCCGTTGTAAAAACGTTCTGGAAAAATTTGATACCAGACTGTTTGATGGACCCAGTCTGGAACCTTAAAACGATCAATCTCTTGAAAATAAGGCATCCGAAAATACAAATTATCCTGTGTCAGGTGATCCTCGTCGTAGCTGAATAGTCCTTGATCTGTATAAAAAACCTGTTTTCCCGCATAATCCGTAATACAAAAAGCGTAGGCCAAACGATGATGGGGAGCCATAACTTCAATCTCCCAAAAATCATGGGTATCCGTCGTATAATTTCTCTCCATTGGCCGCTGCTGATGGTACCATTGCTCTTCGGCAAAGAGATAAAAGTCCCCACCGATCAATCCGACGCTCTTTATCTCATTACGAGCTGTCTGCAAGCGAATCCTCATCCGTTCTTTCGTGTAAAGAAACGCAAATTCACTTTCGGGACGATGATATATTCCTGCTTCGTTCATCCCTCCACCTCCATTTCTACTTTTATTGTACCAAAAAAAATGTTAGCGACTCCACTTTGACCTTTTTCGAGCGTTCAAATACATTTTTTTCCTTGAAATATGCTACTATAATTATAGAAGAAAAAATTTTCTTCGCCTCGTTTATCGAGGATCACTCCAGGGCGTAGCATGTTTGGGGAAGCGGCTGCGTCCGTATTTTTTTGACAAAGCCACGTAATTTTGTTTTAATTACTATAATAATTATTGAAACGAGGGATCATGCCATTGAAAAACTAAGCGACTGTTGGAAGCTGCAAACCGATCTAGAATTGACTTATGTTGATGGGATCAGTGGGCAGATTTTCAGGACTGGCTTAGGTTTTCAACGGATGGTCTTTTTTTGTCGGTTTGCGGTCGCAATTTGCTGAGCGCAAGCAGGCATTAAATCAATTCGCGCATGTAGTGACTACGCAGTTTAACAGAGGAATCGGTGCAGGAAAATAAAATTGATTTCCGACCTTAAAAAAAAGCATTCTTCTTTCCTAAGCGAGCTGCCAGCTTCTCAACTATTTCCGCAAACGACTATCAAACTCCTACTCCTTTCCTGAAAATGGGGAGGATTTTTTTGTTCCATGGTGGAACAGGAGGAGGAATTTTTATGTCTACAATTAAAATTACACAGTTAACGTTTGGTTTTGATAAACAAGTGGACCCCTTGTTTGACAAAGCCAATTTAACCATCGATAGCAGTTGGAAATTAGGGTTAGTCGGCCGCAACGGTCGTGGAAAAACAACATTGCTGCAGTTACTATTAGGAAACTACCCGTATCAAGGAGAGATTCAGTTTCCTTTACACCCTATTTATTTTCCCACCGCGATTGAAGAGGCCGAACAGTTAACCTATTACGCCTTGCAAGCAGCGGCCGATTTTGAATTATGGAAGCTCGAACGGGAAATGAATTTGATCCATTTAGACCCACAAGTCTTGTGGCAGCCGTATCAGACACTCTCGGGCGGCGAACAAACAAAAGTCTTACTGTCTTTGCTTTTTACTCAGGAAAATTTCTTTCCTTTGATCGATGAGCCGACCAATCATCTCGATCTGCAAGGACGGCAGCATGTGGCCGAATACTTGAAACAAAAAGACGGCTTTATTATCGTCAGCCACGACCGCCAATTTCTAAATCAGGTGACCGACCATACCCTCGCGATTGAAAAAAGTCAGCT
This window harbors:
- a CDS encoding DUF1304 domain-containing protein, with the translated sequence MTVIILLVSGIIGLLHLVIMGLEMFASSEKQAKTFDMPYEFVTQKNAQIALKNMGIYNGSLGLAILASLLMFEGDVRLKVLLLLNLFVVIVGIYGGKTVTKSIYVIQAAPGILAVLLILLHLM
- a CDS encoding DUF1456 family protein; the encoded protein is MNNNDLLLRLRYALDIKDTEIVKAFQLGGMTISREEEKSMLTKINNQDENESDGFDKNVYEKMINNKTLDTFLNGFILLKRGEPKNAAAQPPAPKSSELNHMNNVLIKKVKIALALTSDDLLDILAEAGVYPSKGELGAILRKEGHRNFKPCGDNYTRNFLKGLGLCYRE
- a CDS encoding glycoside hydrolase family 13 protein; the protein is MNEAGIYHRPESEFAFLYTKERMRIRLQTARNEIKSVGLIGGDFYLFAEEQWYHQQRPMERNYTTDTHDFWEIEVMAPHHRLAYAFCITDYAGKQVFYTDQGLFSYDEDHLTQDNLYFRMPYFQEIDRFKVPDWVHQTVWYQIFPERFYNGDASNDPENALAWGSEKPTRENFFGGDLQGIIDKLDYLEELGINGLYLCPIFTSPSNHKYDTVDYYEIDPHFGDKRIFRELVEKAHERGMRVMLDAVFNHLGASAHQWQDVILHGEESDYANWFHIETFPPRYTAVENSENAKNLTYDTFNFNPHMPKLNTANPEVQRYLLDIATYWIREFDIDGWRLDVANEVDHHFWKKFHETVLKQKEDVYILGEIWHSSQPWLQGDEFHAVMNYAFTDSIKGFFVERSLSISQMIFGMNRQQLLYRDQTNEVSFNLLDSHDTPRILTLCNGNKGMMKAVLTFMFIQKGTPCLYYGTEVGMEGAMDPDCRRCMIWEEQDHELHTFFKQLIALRKQFSEVFSYGTMTWHYDDDRRAVSLTRTYKEKTVVATFNEGDMLETKKHGRHLFGANYHEEDGYQLRTHGFIIEEV
- the ppdK gene encoding pyruvate, phosphate dikinase, with the translated sequence MNRWVYLFSEGSKEQKDLLGGKGANLAEMTKLGLPVPTGFTVTTEACLYYLNHGNHLTDEMKDQVMAAVEQLSVKTGKRFGDVTNPLLVSVRSGSKFSMPGMMDTVLNLGLNDQTVAALAENSQNERFAYDCYRRLLQMFGNVVMGMDNNDFEHRITALKKINGLSFDNELTADHWKQIVSEYKEIYRKKLQREFPQNPIEQLYLAIEAVFGSWNNQRAKTYRRLHDISDDLGTAVNIQEMVFGNFGESSGTGVVFSRNPSLGDPGLFGEYLINAQGEDVVAGVRTPKPIQVLADELPKQYSQLKEICEDLEKHYHDMQDVEFTIEREKLFILQTRSGKRTSKAALTILLDLHKEGIIDEKELVRRIEAKDLEAALHPNFDEQELKNHESFLSGLAASPGAATGAAYFTAEAATEAKARGERVVLVREETSPEDIEGIAVSEAVITSRGGMTSHAAVVARGMGICSVVGCERLTVLEENKAVVGDKVIEEGAILSVDGTSGRVYFGEIPMEEVTNTVALDELHVIWDRHAAIKVRANAETPNDIETGMALGAVGIGLARTEHMFFERSRLLQFRQLILADSLEERLDVLKDLKEVQKQDFKFMYEAAQGKSTTIRLLDPPLHEFLSKGTEECREVAKELGKTFNEVKRKTDNLAEVNPMLGFRGLRLGVAYPEIYQMQAEAIIEAACEVTLEKGYPIAPEIMIPFTIDAEEFARVRTSIEGAIQKSLSARKQVLEYQIGTMIEIPRACFVADEIAKHADFFSFGTNDLTQMALGLSRDDSPRIINQYMEAGIFADDPFQVLDVAGVGALMKLAIERGRQVNPQLKIGICGEAAAHPKSIAFLNDLSIDYISCSPFRIPQAKMTLAQTAVKDQKQVG